A genomic stretch from Aedes albopictus strain Foshan chromosome 2, AalbF5, whole genome shotgun sequence includes:
- the LOC109409324 gene encoding gamma-secretase subunit Aph-1 translates to MTVVEFFGCSFLAFGPPLAMFSLTIAHDPIRIIILIAASFFWLVSLLFSSTIWFTVYPLRDKIAFGLVCSVFIQEAFRYLMYKLLRKTERGLQEVTDIVHISDYKHILSYVCGLGFGIISGAFSLVNILADSVGPATVGLKAGSNIFIVISAAQSLCMILLHTFWSVIFFNACDLKNYYHIGYVVLSHLFVSCITLLNGQELFAVSLTASYIVMLATCVIAFRVVGGNLASFKKFVTCK, encoded by the exons ATGACCGTCGTGGAATTCTTCGGCTGTTCCTTCTTGGCCTTCGGGCCTCCGCTGGCGATGTTCTCCCTCACGATCGCCCACGATCCCATCCGAATTATCATACTGATAGCCGCTTCCTTCTTCTGGCTGGTCTCGTTGCTGTTTTCCTCGACCATCTGGTTCACGGTGTACCCCCTGCGGGACAAGATCGCATTCGGACTGGTCTGCTCCGTGTTCATTCAG GAAgcattccgctatttgatgtacaAGCTGCTGCGGAAAACCGAACGAGGCCTCCAGGAAGTGACCGACATTGTACACATTTCCGACTACAAGCACATCCTGTCGTACGTTTGCGGGTTGGGTTTTGGCATCATCAGTGGGGCCTTCTCGTTGGTGAACATTCTGGCCGATTCGGTTGGGCCGGCCACGGTGGGACTGAAGGCCGGATCTAATATCTTCATCGTGATCAGCGCAGCCCAGTCGCTCTGTATGATTCTGCTGCACACCTTTTGGAGTGTGATCTTCTTCAATGCCTGCGACCTGAAGAACTACTATCACATCGGGTATGTTGTACTTAGCCATCTGTTTGTGTCCTGtataacgttactcaatggtCAGGAACTGTTTGCGGTTTCGTTGACGGCGTCCTACATTGTGATGCTTGCCACGTGTGTGATTGCTTTTCGAGTAGTGGGTGGAAATTTGGCTTCGTTTAAGAAGTTTGTAACGTGCAAGTAA
- the LOC109409323 gene encoding cyclin-dependent kinase 8 isoform X1, whose amino-acid sequence MSNAVMMDYEFKMKTQQERAKVEDLFEYEGCKVGRGTYGHVYKAHRKESNDTKDYALKQIEGTGLSMSACREIALLRELKHPNVINLIRVFLSHTDRKVWLLFDYAEHDLWHIIKFHRAAKATKKPVMVPKGMVKSLLYQILDGIHYLHSNWVLHRDLKPANILVMGEGNERGRVKIADMGFARLFNAPLKPLADLDPVVVTFWYRAPELLLGARHYTKAIDIWAIGCIFAELLTSEPIFHCRQEDIKTSNPYHHDQLDRIFNVMGFPQDKDWEDIRKMPEHHTLTKDFKRSNYANCSLVKYMERHKIKPDSKAFHLLQKLLLMDPNKRITSEQAMQDPYFSEDPMPTADVFAGCPIPYPKREFLTDEDQDDKGESKRQQQQQQQQQQANQQAQQNQQQQANHQNQQQNQQQQANQQNQQSQQQQQQQQQQMQQQQQQQAQSSGMDHSAAKRVRMSGPNGQPGNGMNQQDYQVQQAQQAAAAAAAAQQQQQQQQQQQQQQMMFNNPQQGGFQQRY is encoded by the exons ATGAGCAACGCTGTTATGATGGATTACGAGTTCAAAATGAAGACTCAGCAGGAACGGGCCAAGGTGGAGGATTTGTTCGAGTACGAAGGCTGCAAGGTGGGCCGGGGAACGTACGGTCACGTCTACAAGGCGCACCGCAAGGAAAGCAACGACACCAAGGACTACGCGTTGAAGCAGATCGAGGGGACGGGACTGTCGATGTCGGCTTGTCGGGAGATTGCG TTACTACGAGAGTTGAAGCATCCTAACGTGATAAATCTGATTAGGGTGTTCCTATCGCATACGGATCGGAAGGTGTGGCTACTGTTCGATTACGCCGAGCATGATCTGTGGCACATTATAAAATTTCATCGGGCGGCGAAGGCTACCAAAAAGCCAGTTATGGTACCAAAAGGAATGGTCAAAAGTTTGCTCTATCAGATATTGGATGGCATTCATTATTTGCACAGCAATTGGGTTTTACATAGAGATCTG AAACCTGCCAACATTCTAGTGATGGGAGAAGGAAACGAGCGAGGTCGTGTCAAAATCGCTGACATGGGCTTTGCTCGGTTATTCAACGCTCCGCTGAAGCCACTGGCAGATCTTGACCCTGTCGTGGTAACGTTCTGGTATCGTGCACCGGAGCTGCTTCTCGGAGCTCGACATTACACAAAAGCAATTGATATCTGGGCCATCGGATGCATCTTTGCGGAATTGCTGACCTCGGAACCGATATTCCACTGCCGACAGGAAGATATTAAAACGAGTAATCCGTATCATCATGACCAGCTCGATAGGATCTTCAATGTGATGGGTTTCCCTCAGGACAAGGATTGGGAAGATATCCGAAAAATGCCCGAACATCACACTCTGACTAAGGACTTCAAGCGTTCTAA TTACGCCAACTGTTCACTGGTGAAATACATGGAGCGTCATAAGATTAAGCCAGATAGCAAGGCATTCCACCTGCTGCAGAAACTTCTGCTGATGGACCCAAACAAGCGCATCACTTCGGAGCAGGCCATGCAGGATCCCTACTTTTCGGAGGATCCCATGCCCACGGCGGACGTCTTCGCAGGATGCCCAATCCCTTATCCGAAACGTGAATTCTTGACCGACGAGGATCAGGACGACAAGGGCGAAAGCAAacgacagcaacaacagcagcagcagcaacaacaagcaAAT CAACAAGCTCAGCAAAATCAGCAACAACAGGCAAAT caccagAACCAACAGCAAAATcaacaacagcaagcaaac caacaaaaccagcaatcccaacagcagcaacaacaacaacaacagcagatgcagcagcaacaacaacagcaggctcAGTCCAGTGGTATGGATCACAGTGCCGCCAAACGGGTACGAATGTCTGGCCCGAACGGTCAGCCTGGCAACGGTATGAACCAGCAGGACTACCAAGTCCAACAGGCTCAGCAAGCAGCGGCAGCTGCGGCCGCggctcaacagcagcagcaacaacaacaacaacagcagcagcagcaaatgaTGTTCAACAATCCACAGCAGGGTGGATTCCAGCAGCGGTATTGA
- the LOC109409323 gene encoding cyclin-dependent kinase 8 isoform X2 codes for MSNAVMMDYEFKMKTQQERAKVEDLFEYEGCKVGRGTYGHVYKAHRKESNDTKDYALKQIEGTGLSMSACREIALLRELKHPNVINLIRVFLSHTDRKVWLLFDYAEHDLWHIIKFHRAAKATKKPVMVPKGMVKSLLYQILDGIHYLHSNWVLHRDLKPANILVMGEGNERGRVKIADMGFARLFNAPLKPLADLDPVVVTFWYRAPELLLGARHYTKAIDIWAIGCIFAELLTSEPIFHCRQEDIKTSNPYHHDQLDRIFNVMGFPQDKDWEDIRKMPEHHTLTKDFKRSNYANCSLVKYMERHKIKPDSKAFHLLQKLLLMDPNKRITSEQAMQDPYFSEDPMPTADVFAGCPIPYPKREFLTDEDQDDKGESKRQQQQQQQQQQANHQNQQQNQQQQANQQNQQSQQQQQQQQQQMQQQQQQQAQSSGMDHSAAKRVRMSGPNGQPGNGMNQQDYQVQQAQQAAAAAAAAQQQQQQQQQQQQQQMMFNNPQQGGFQQRY; via the exons ATGAGCAACGCTGTTATGATGGATTACGAGTTCAAAATGAAGACTCAGCAGGAACGGGCCAAGGTGGAGGATTTGTTCGAGTACGAAGGCTGCAAGGTGGGCCGGGGAACGTACGGTCACGTCTACAAGGCGCACCGCAAGGAAAGCAACGACACCAAGGACTACGCGTTGAAGCAGATCGAGGGGACGGGACTGTCGATGTCGGCTTGTCGGGAGATTGCG TTACTACGAGAGTTGAAGCATCCTAACGTGATAAATCTGATTAGGGTGTTCCTATCGCATACGGATCGGAAGGTGTGGCTACTGTTCGATTACGCCGAGCATGATCTGTGGCACATTATAAAATTTCATCGGGCGGCGAAGGCTACCAAAAAGCCAGTTATGGTACCAAAAGGAATGGTCAAAAGTTTGCTCTATCAGATATTGGATGGCATTCATTATTTGCACAGCAATTGGGTTTTACATAGAGATCTG AAACCTGCCAACATTCTAGTGATGGGAGAAGGAAACGAGCGAGGTCGTGTCAAAATCGCTGACATGGGCTTTGCTCGGTTATTCAACGCTCCGCTGAAGCCACTGGCAGATCTTGACCCTGTCGTGGTAACGTTCTGGTATCGTGCACCGGAGCTGCTTCTCGGAGCTCGACATTACACAAAAGCAATTGATATCTGGGCCATCGGATGCATCTTTGCGGAATTGCTGACCTCGGAACCGATATTCCACTGCCGACAGGAAGATATTAAAACGAGTAATCCGTATCATCATGACCAGCTCGATAGGATCTTCAATGTGATGGGTTTCCCTCAGGACAAGGATTGGGAAGATATCCGAAAAATGCCCGAACATCACACTCTGACTAAGGACTTCAAGCGTTCTAA TTACGCCAACTGTTCACTGGTGAAATACATGGAGCGTCATAAGATTAAGCCAGATAGCAAGGCATTCCACCTGCTGCAGAAACTTCTGCTGATGGACCCAAACAAGCGCATCACTTCGGAGCAGGCCATGCAGGATCCCTACTTTTCGGAGGATCCCATGCCCACGGCGGACGTCTTCGCAGGATGCCCAATCCCTTATCCGAAACGTGAATTCTTGACCGACGAGGATCAGGACGACAAGGGCGAAAGCAAacgacagcaacaacagcagcagcagcaacaacaagcaAAT caccagAACCAACAGCAAAATcaacaacagcaagcaaac caacaaaaccagcaatcccaacagcagcaacaacaacaacaacagcagatgcagcagcaacaacaacagcaggctcAGTCCAGTGGTATGGATCACAGTGCCGCCAAACGGGTACGAATGTCTGGCCCGAACGGTCAGCCTGGCAACGGTATGAACCAGCAGGACTACCAAGTCCAACAGGCTCAGCAAGCAGCGGCAGCTGCGGCCGCggctcaacagcagcagcaacaacaacaacaacagcagcagcagcaaatgaTGTTCAACAATCCACAGCAGGGTGGATTCCAGCAGCGGTATTGA
- the LOC109409326 gene encoding poly [ADP-ribose] polymerase tankyrase-1-like gives MSTGKNIWQAAATGDPIALQQCLLKKSSKNRLIKVGHFRDNHNWTLLHHAVASGNAECVELLLSKTDIDAGARCYEGRTALFLACMKGVPIEISEMLLAKEGILVNVSNNEFVSPLHIAVEKGNLGLVELLVENGANVNAPDFAGETPLHTALEYGTVEILIHLLYVGHADANVRSENDIDALEMLAARGNYDLRTKVACFKLLFNYMHRTHEFRQKYRMEDIYAVALLSYRSTSLIPYFVDVALLWETNPGKRRLARELLEGPRDQYQTNSTRSVVNKNLYHFLALLLSDDEGIRRLQDDFMNYEVIYSHSLIQNELVALSVAAIREDDNEKKIRMLLEYLDFVKHLVYFFSDHLAETLDMIKNVLMNDEVDQNEPMTPAELIRYEQIVGKIIEITSADADTVLLTMTCSASDLHLQAKFFHPVVGFCTDVFMDERWLGGGNLDKVMYMKLLHKHGTLRLVQQTDSGGAGFRFEEFSLLRQARDAVRKVVLSTIDEDEKKRDLMFVQRLNSLDVPRDLIRYLRYM, from the coding sequence ATGTCCACGGGCAAAAATATCTGGCAAGCCGCGGCCACCGGTGATCCGATTGCTCTCCAGCAAtgccttctgaagaaatccagtaAAAATCGTCTCATCAAGGTCGGACACTTTCGAGACAACCACAACTGGACCCTGCTGCATCATGCGGTGGCCAGCGGAAATGCGGAATGTGTCGAACTGTTGCTCTCCAAAACGGACATCGACGCTGGGGCACGGTGTTACGAGGGACGTACGGCTCTGTTTCTGGCCTGCATGAAGGGGGTGCCGATCGAGATTAGTGAGATGCTACTGGCGAAGGAAGGCATTCTGGTCAATGTTTCTAACAATGAATTCGTAAGTCCGTTGCACATAGCTGTGGAAAAGGGAAACTTAGGCCTGGTGGAGCTACTGGTTGAAAATGGGGCGAACGTGAATGCCCCGGATTTCGCCGGCGAAACGCCACTACACACGGCACTGGAATATGGCACCGTGGAGATTCTGATACATTTACTATATGTTGGCCATGCGGATGCAAATGTCCGATCGGAAAACGATATCGATGCACTGGAGATGCTGGCCGCGCGGGGGAACTACGACCTCAGGACCAAAGTTGCTTGTTTTAAGCTTTTGTTCAATTACATGCACCGGACGCACGAGTTTAGGCAGAAATACCGAATGGAGGACATTTACGCTGTGGCACTCCTTAGCTATCGGTCGACGTCGCTCATTCCTTATTTCGTAGATGTCGCGTTGCTGTGGGAAACCAACCCCGGTAAACGTCGGTTAGCGCGGGAACTGCTAGAAGGACCGCGAGATCAGTACCAGACCAACAGTACCCGATCGGTGGTGAATAAGAATCTGTACCACTTTCTGGCCCTACTCTTGTCGGACGATGAAGGCATCCGACGTCTACAGGATGATTTCATGAACTACGAGGTTATCTACAGCCATTCGTTGATACAGAATGAACTGGTTGCTCTCAGTGTGGCGGCAATCCGCGAGGACGATAACGAGAAAAAGATTCGCATGCTGCTTGAGTATCTCGATTTCGTCAAACACTTGGTCTATTTCTTCTCCGACCATCTTGCCGAAACGCTGGACATGATTAAAAACGTCCTCATGAACGACGAAGTGGACCAGAACGAACCGATGACCCCAGCGGAGCTGATCCGGTACGAGCAGATCGTCGGCAAAATAATCGAAATCACCTCGGCGGATGCGGATACGGTGCTTCTCACGATGACCTGCTCGGCCAGCGATTTGCACTTGCAGGCCAAATTTTTCCATCCGGTTGTTGGGTTTTGTACGGACGTGTTCATGGACGAACGGTGGCTTGGCGGCGGAAATTTGGATAAGGTCATGTACATGAAACTCCTGCACAAGCATGGCACATTGCGGCTGGTTCAGCAGACGGACAGCGGTGGCGCCGGCTTCCGCTTCGAAGAGTTTTCTCTGCTGCGGCAGGCAAGGGATGCGGTGCGCAAAGTGGTTCTCAGTACCATCGACGAGGACGAGAAAAAACGGGACCTGATGTTTGTGCAGCGGTTGAATTCGTTGGACGTTCCGCGGGATTTGATACGGTACTTGCGTTATATGTGA
- the LOC115262905 gene encoding CDK5RAP3-like protein: MNEADIPIDIHAGKLQDWLVSRRIVNKNWHLNVRDVRSKISSALTDMPAHDGLVQLLKGAHINYFHCQQIIDILKMTEADTKNVFGRYGSQRMKDWQEILRLYEKDSLYLAEAAQILVRNINYEVPGIRKQIKNFEQLAEEAEKKIEDLKRSENVVLGEYHTLCKQLGIAGENIRQELVVKVGELPKMLNDIAGTVSALKKAIELYSAFLGNEGCLPILRHVASSGNTTVYEFLYSEPPLSIEEPPVKFEQKEKEQAPVGEIDFGDAGGEAIDFGDAGQIDFGAVENAEINLEVGDIDWGAPEEAAAQDGNEIDFNISLEESGIVVEGDGNAGGVAKGDEAYTVCDSPVYREKFINELLELEAFLKMRLYELSTADKVQILSLTMMDNFPDHDTKSLTQMLSQVDVVYSQINSQLIQHLHRIKHSAKYVDILTSKLKQKLLAIDKMKDTAKLMKEKTIAFRQQGVDLKPTLAKVIEQTKTLQGQIEKDISKRYKNRVVNLMGANL, encoded by the exons ATGAAC GAAGCGGACATCCCGATCGACATCCACGCCGGCAAGCTGCAGGACTGGCTGGTCTCGCGTCGGATTGTGAACAAAAATTGGCACCTGAATGTTCGCGATGTCCGCAGCAAGATCAGCTCCGCGCTGACCGACATGCCAGCTCATGATGGGCTGGTTCAGCTGCTGAAGGGAGCTC ACATAAACTACTTCCACTGCCAGCAGATCATCGACATCCTAAAAATGACCGAGGCCGATACCAAGAACGTATTTGGTCGGTACGGTAGCCAACGGATGAAGGATTGGCAGGAAATCTTGAGGTTGTATGAGAAGGATAGCTTGTACCTAGCGGAAGCTGCCCAGATATTGGTCCGAAACATAAACTACGAAGTTCCGGGGATTCGTAAGCAGATCAAGAACTTTGAACAGCTGGCCGAGGAAGCGGAGAAAAAGATAGAAGACCTGAAGCGTTCGGAGAATGTGGTCCTAGGGGAGTATCACACGTTATGCAAGCAGCTGGGAATTGCTGGTGAAAACATTCGTCAGGAACTGGTGGTGAAAGTGGGCGAACTTCCGAAGATGTTGAACGACATTGCCGGTACGGTTTCGGCGCTGAAGAAGGCCATCGAACTGTACAGTGCCTTCCTGGGGAACGAAGGGTGCTTGCCGATTCTGCGGCATGTGGCTTCTTCCGGCAATACGACGGTATATGAATTTTTGTATTCGGAACCACCGTTGTCTATTGAAGAGCCGCCGGTGAAGTTCGAACAGAAGGAAAAAGAGCAAGCACCTGTAGGGGAAATCGACTTTGGAGATGCTGGTGGAGAGGCCATTGATTTTGGAGATGCCGGGCAGATCGATTTTGGTGCCGTCGAAAATGCTGAAATCAATCTGGAAGTGGGTGACATTGACTGGGGAGCACCGGAAGAAGCAGCTGCCCAGGATGGaaatgaaatagatttcaatatttcCCTGGAGGAGAGTGGAATCGTCGTGGAAGGTGACGGCAATGCTGGTGGAGTAGCCAAGGGGGACGAGGCATATACCGTTTGCGACTCGCCGGTTTACAGGGAAAAATTTATCAACGAGCTTTTAGAGCTTGAAGCATTCCTGAAAATGAGACTGTACGAACTGAGCACCGCCGATAAGGTTCAGATCCTGTCTCTGACCATGATGGACAACTTTCCGGATCATGACACCAAAAGCCTGACGCAGATGTTGTCCCAGGTCGATGTCGTTTACAGTCAAATCAACAGCCAGCTGATCCAGCACTTGCACAGAATAAAACATTCAGCAAAATACGTAGACATTCTTACAtcgaagctgaagcagaagctgctGGCCATTGATAAAATGAAAGATACGGCAAAACTCATGAAGGAGAAAACGATTGCCTTCCGTCAGCAGGGCGTCGATCTCAAACCCACGTTGGCGAAGGTCATCGAACAGACCAAGACGCTACAAGGTCAAATAGAGAAGGATATCTCCAAGCGCTACAAAAACCGGGTGGTCAATCTGATGGGAGCTAATCTGTAG